A region of Nostoc sp. 'Peltigera membranacea cyanobiont' N6 DNA encodes the following proteins:
- a CDS encoding DUF561 domain-containing protein has product MTMHPPLQRAFTNRRVLKVISGLNNFDAASVAATVKAAEFGGATFVDIAADRALVQLAKSLTKLPICISAVDPEKFVQAVAAGADLIEIGNFDSFYAQGRRFEALEVLALTKQTRALLPEITLSVTVPHILELDQQVQLAEELVKAGADIIQTEGGTSSNPVHPGTLGLIEKAAPTLAAAFEISRVVSVPVLCASGISNVTAPLAIAAGAAGVGVGSAINQLNSEIAMIAAVRGLVEALAAANLVVK; this is encoded by the coding sequence ATGACGATGCATCCTCCACTCCAACGGGCATTTACTAACCGCCGCGTTCTGAAAGTAATTAGCGGCTTGAATAACTTCGACGCTGCTAGCGTTGCTGCTACTGTCAAAGCTGCTGAATTTGGCGGTGCTACTTTTGTTGATATTGCCGCCGATCGCGCTTTGGTACAATTAGCTAAAAGTTTGACAAAATTACCAATTTGTATATCGGCAGTAGATCCAGAAAAATTTGTGCAAGCTGTGGCAGCTGGTGCTGATTTAATTGAAATCGGGAATTTCGATTCCTTTTATGCTCAAGGTCGCCGCTTTGAGGCTCTAGAAGTGCTAGCGCTGACTAAGCAAACCCGCGCCCTTCTCCCAGAAATCACCTTATCTGTCACCGTTCCCCACATTTTGGAACTAGATCAACAGGTACAGTTAGCCGAAGAACTGGTGAAAGCTGGAGCAGATATTATCCAAACCGAAGGCGGTACTAGCAGTAACCCAGTTCATCCTGGAACTTTAGGATTAATTGAAAAAGCTGCTCCCACCTTGGCAGCAGCTTTTGAAATATCCCGTGTCGTGTCAGTACCAGTATTGTGTGCTTCTGGCATTTCTAACGTTACAGCACCATTAGCGATCGCAGCTGGTGCGGCTGGTGTTGGTGTTGGTTCCGCCATCAACCAACTTAATAGTGAAATAGCAATGATTGCGGCTGTGCGTGGCTTGGTAGAAGCCTTGGCAGCTGCGAATCTAGTAGTGAAATAA
- a CDS encoding class I SAM-dependent methyltransferase, producing the protein MTANFDDKEILELWDNRAKDWDIQVGDDGDSNRILNSDPVLWSFAGDVAGLSVLDAGCGTGYLARQLCLKGASVTGIDFSPQMIEIAQFRASQNNLDIDFHLDSCTELKSLPDEQFDTIVSNYVLMDLLDLEGAVKAFNRVLKPGGIAILVFSHPCFPQGKSTTVKEDGTVSYSWDSSYFERMQHNDEPWNHFTTTFIWFHRPLSDYWKVFKAAGFSVDEFEEPRITEERYHLAENDRKLFNSKTRPYSVVFKLLKVK; encoded by the coding sequence ATGACGGCAAATTTTGACGATAAGGAAATACTTGAACTCTGGGATAATAGAGCTAAAGACTGGGATATTCAAGTTGGCGATGATGGTGACAGCAATCGAATTCTGAACTCAGATCCAGTACTATGGAGTTTCGCTGGTGATGTTGCGGGATTGTCTGTCCTTGATGCTGGTTGTGGCACAGGATATCTGGCACGCCAACTTTGCCTGAAAGGGGCCAGTGTAACTGGTATAGATTTTTCACCTCAGATGATAGAAATTGCCCAATTCAGAGCTAGCCAAAATAATCTAGATATAGATTTTCATTTGGATTCATGCACTGAACTTAAGTCGCTTCCAGATGAACAATTTGATACGATCGTCTCGAATTATGTTCTGATGGATTTGCTCGATCTCGAAGGAGCAGTCAAGGCATTCAATCGTGTTCTTAAACCTGGTGGTATTGCAATTCTTGTGTTCTCACATCCTTGCTTTCCCCAAGGCAAATCGACAACTGTAAAAGAGGATGGGACGGTTTCTTATAGTTGGGATTCTTCCTATTTTGAAAGGATGCAACACAACGACGAACCTTGGAACCATTTTACAACAACATTTATTTGGTTTCACCGCCCTCTTTCCGATTACTGGAAAGTTTTCAAGGCAGCAGGTTTTTCTGTAGACGAATTTGAAGAGCCAAGAATTACCGAGGAGCGATATCATCTTGCAGAAAATGACCGAAAGCTTTTCAATTCCAAAACACGCCCCTATTCGGTAGTTTTTAAACTCCTGAAGGTTAAATAA
- a CDS encoding vanadium-dependent haloperoxidase, with protein sequence MKDQVINWNNVYLQAIRLNGGPPGPISRTGAILHAAIYDAVNSIDRDYKPYLEILSVKVGASKEAAAVHAAYTVLSSDNVYPNANFPKSKKKNQSFFDDELNKAIDEIKSSSVSQQSINDGKELGIAAAKAILKNREGDGFNDDTKYTSGDQPGDWRPTDSTPATTPNWGKVKPFSPTLIKKFRPTRPAGFSSKQDLLASVEYAAEVNEVKRLGAANSTERTQEQTDIALFWANDLDGTYKPPGQLYSITQIVSKLRNLSFSDNARLFALVGLALGDAAILAWDAKYDTDLDLWRPETAIQRAFEDNNRATIADPTWRPLSPNADGTRFSPSFPAYISGHATFGAVHAGILRNFFGTDNVTFTATSEDPSARGNNGIRITRTFNSFSSAALENGRSRIYLGVHFQWDADAAYTSGTKLADFVFESLLTQN encoded by the coding sequence ATGAAAGACCAAGTTATTAATTGGAACAATGTATATTTACAAGCAATTCGTCTCAATGGTGGCCCCCCTGGACCAATCTCCCGTACTGGTGCTATATTACATGCTGCAATATACGATGCCGTCAATTCCATCGATCGAGACTATAAACCGTATTTAGAAATTCTCTCGGTAAAAGTAGGAGCGTCTAAAGAAGCAGCAGCAGTTCACGCTGCATATACTGTATTGAGCAGCGACAATGTTTACCCTAACGCCAATTTCCCCAAATCCAAAAAGAAAAACCAGAGCTTTTTTGACGATGAACTAAACAAAGCCATCGACGAAATTAAAAGTAGTAGTGTGTCGCAACAGAGCATCAATGATGGTAAAGAACTTGGAATCGCCGCAGCTAAAGCAATCCTCAAAAATCGAGAAGGGGACGGGTTTAACGATGACACCAAATATACTTCTGGAGATCAACCTGGTGATTGGCGACCGACAGATTCCACACCTGCAACTACCCCAAATTGGGGTAAAGTAAAACCTTTTTCGCCAACCCTAATTAAAAAGTTTCGCCCCACTAGACCAGCAGGCTTCAGCAGTAAACAGGATCTACTCGCTAGTGTTGAATACGCTGCCGAAGTAAATGAAGTCAAGCGGCTTGGTGCTGCTAATTCTACTGAACGGACTCAAGAACAAACCGATATTGCTCTTTTCTGGGCAAACGATCTTGATGGAACATATAAGCCACCTGGACAACTATATAGTATTACTCAGATTGTCTCTAAATTGAGAAATTTAAGCTTTTCCGACAATGCACGGTTGTTTGCTCTAGTAGGTTTAGCTTTAGGCGATGCGGCAATCTTAGCGTGGGATGCAAAGTACGACACCGATTTGGATTTGTGGAGACCAGAAACGGCAATTCAAAGGGCATTTGAAGACAACAACCGTGCAACAATTGCCGATCCCACTTGGAGACCTCTATCACCCAATGCTGATGGCACCCGATTTTCTCCTTCATTTCCAGCCTATATCTCTGGTCATGCCACTTTCGGAGCAGTCCATGCCGGCATTTTGCGGAACTTCTTTGGCACGGATAATGTGACTTTTACTGCAACATCTGAAGATCCAAGTGCGAGAGGCAATAATGGCATTAGAATCACACGGACATTTAATAGCTTCTCTTCCGCAGCTTTAGAGAATGGGCGCAGTCGTATTTATCTGGGTGTCCATTTTCAATGGGATGCAGATGCAGCTTATACGTCTGGCACAAAATTGGCTGACTTTGTATTTGAAAGCTTACTGACACAAAATTAG
- the mnmA gene encoding tRNA 2-thiouridine(34) synthase MnmA: MKKVVVGLSGGVDSSTAAAILHHQGYEVIGLTLWLMKGKGQCCSEGMIDAAELCEQLGVPHQVVDIRDLFQTHIVDYLVTGYSAGITPLPCSQCNKTVKFGPMVQYAHEQLGCDRIATGHYARISYDEATGRYQLLRAVDRNKDQSYFLYDLSQDLLAATIFPLGELEKTDTRRIATEYGLKTADKPESQDLCLVESNGSMRAFLDKYLAPKTGDIVDVTGKILGQHDGVHHYTIGQRKGLGIAAAEPLYVIELDAANNKVVVGDRTKVTQPECTVNRVNWVSIPEPSTPIHAQVQIRYRSTPTPVTVIPLENSRVRLVFDEPQISITPGQAAVWYDGEKVLGGGIIEQFS; encoded by the coding sequence ATGAAAAAAGTCGTCGTTGGTCTTTCTGGTGGCGTTGACAGTTCCACCGCCGCAGCTATCCTGCACCATCAGGGCTATGAAGTGATTGGTTTGACTCTTTGGCTAATGAAAGGCAAAGGTCAATGTTGCTCTGAAGGTATGATCGACGCGGCTGAACTCTGCGAACAACTGGGCGTTCCCCATCAGGTTGTAGATATTCGGGATCTGTTTCAGACGCATATTGTCGATTATCTGGTGACTGGTTATAGTGCTGGGATCACGCCTTTGCCTTGCTCGCAGTGTAATAAAACGGTGAAGTTTGGGCCAATGGTGCAGTATGCCCACGAACAATTGGGGTGCGATCGCATTGCCACCGGTCATTATGCCCGAATTAGCTATGACGAAGCAACTGGACGTTACCAGTTATTAAGGGCTGTTGACCGGAACAAAGACCAGTCATACTTTCTCTATGATTTGTCTCAAGATTTACTTGCAGCAACTATATTTCCTTTAGGCGAACTAGAAAAAACTGATACGCGCCGGATTGCGACTGAATACGGACTGAAAACTGCTGATAAGCCAGAAAGTCAAGACTTGTGCTTAGTGGAAAGTAACGGTTCCATGCGGGCATTTTTAGATAAATATTTAGCTCCCAAAACAGGCGATATTGTCGATGTCACAGGCAAAATTTTGGGACAGCATGATGGTGTCCATCACTACACAATTGGCCAGCGCAAAGGCTTGGGAATTGCTGCTGCCGAACCTCTGTATGTGATTGAATTAGATGCGGCAAATAATAAAGTAGTAGTAGGCGATCGCACTAAGGTAACTCAACCAGAATGCACTGTAAATCGGGTAAATTGGGTTTCCATTCCCGAACCATCGACCCCAATTCATGCCCAAGTGCAAATTCGCTATCGTTCAACACCTACACCAGTGACAGTGATTCCGTTGGAAAACTCCCGTGTGCGTTTGGTATTTGATGAACCCCAAATCAGCATCACTCCCGGACAAGCGGCGGTGTGGTACGACGGGGAAAAAGTATTAGGTGGCGGAATAATTGAACAGTTTAGTTGA
- a CDS encoding HNH endonuclease translates to MSKKKKFNLKVEVVNPKTGKIITESIPFDQLSRNQKAISKLNPEQITRIKRIYSILDCLLGDNFENWAIGFTFDIFPENEIRVWEKITFVFLEFIKRHPYDLTLNQKKDILFRLLKLSFGESPNDASSMFLYSFWEELTEEFRKTKTKNIHEQTKDANQSSVYVNPWDTTDFEKLAFAYNKYTNQHNLSSEQGHEIFVRLMHLMAGQEPKDDLSRELLHILVNEFDPHNITDDRVRVSYPVVRRKGQSKFRHELIEAYKGKCAITGYSVDEVLQAAHIIPYLGSETNHPSNGILLRVDIHILFDKYLLSIHPKNYEVVTSPSLCGTDYEGLGGKKLLLPDKDRYKPNSIALEQHYQTFLQKCDI, encoded by the coding sequence GTGTCAAAAAAGAAAAAATTTAATCTAAAAGTAGAGGTTGTCAACCCAAAAACAGGCAAAATTATAACTGAGAGTATACCCTTTGATCAACTTAGTCGTAATCAAAAAGCAATTAGCAAACTTAATCCTGAACAAATTACTCGAATTAAAAGAATTTATTCCATTTTAGATTGTTTGTTAGGTGATAATTTTGAAAATTGGGCAATAGGATTTACATTCGATATTTTTCCTGAAAATGAAATTAGAGTTTGGGAAAAAATAACTTTTGTATTTTTAGAATTTATTAAAAGACATCCTTATGATTTAACATTGAACCAGAAAAAAGATATTTTATTCAGACTTTTAAAGCTCTCTTTTGGGGAAAGCCCAAATGATGCATCATCAATGTTTTTATATTCATTTTGGGAGGAATTAACGGAGGAATTTAGAAAGACTAAGACTAAAAATATACATGAGCAAACAAAAGATGCTAATCAAAGCTCAGTATATGTTAATCCTTGGGATACAACTGATTTTGAGAAATTAGCTTTTGCTTATAATAAATATACAAATCAGCATAATTTGAGTTCAGAACAAGGTCATGAAATTTTTGTTAGATTGATGCATCTGATGGCCGGACAAGAGCCTAAAGATGATCTTTCTAGAGAATTACTTCATATCCTTGTAAATGAATTTGATCCACATAACATTACAGATGACAGGGTGCGAGTTTCTTATCCTGTTGTTAGACGTAAAGGACAGTCTAAATTTAGGCATGAACTTATAGAAGCCTATAAAGGAAAATGTGCAATTACAGGTTACAGCGTAGATGAAGTATTACAAGCTGCTCATATTATCCCCTATCTTGGCAGTGAAACAAATCATCCCTCTAATGGAATTTTACTGCGGGTAGATATACACATACTTTTTGATAAATACTTACTATCTATTCATCCAAAAAACTATGAGGTAGTAACTTCTCCTAGTTTATGCGGGACTGATTATGAAGGACTTGGCGGAAAAAAATTACTACTTCCTGATAAAGACAGATATAAACCTAATTCAATTGCATTGGAACAGCATTATCAAACTTTTTTACAAAAATGTGATATATAA
- a CDS encoding type II toxin-antitoxin system RelE/ParE family toxin, whose product MSDVSKRPQVIRDLIELATYIAEDNLGASDRFLTAAETTFKQLGKMPGMGKSCQFSHPNLAGVRQQAIKGFQNYLVFYLPSDSGVQILRVIYGGRDIETILDEDLGDNNAE is encoded by the coding sequence ATGAGCGACGTAAGCAAACGACCGCAAGTCATCCGCGATTTGATAGAATTAGCAACTTATATTGCAGAAGATAACTTGGGAGCTTCAGATCGGTTTCTTACAGCAGCAGAAACAACTTTCAAACAACTGGGTAAAATGCCAGGAATGGGAAAATCTTGTCAATTTTCTCATCCTAATTTAGCTGGTGTTCGACAGCAAGCAATAAAAGGATTTCAAAATTATCTTGTTTTTTATCTTCCTTCGGATTCTGGTGTACAGATTCTTAGAGTCATTTATGGCGGACGAGATATTGAAACAATTTTGGATGAAGATTTAGGAGACAATAACGCTGAATAA
- a CDS encoding type II toxin-antitoxin system ParD family antitoxin, with translation MKSINISLPDAMRTYIEEKVATGGYSSVSEYFRELVRQDQKRQAAERLETMLLEGLNSGNATEMTPDDWEDIRQAVRQRITKHKGSNQG, from the coding sequence GTGAAAAGTATAAATATATCTCTCCCTGATGCGATGCGGACTTATATAGAAGAGAAAGTGGCAACTGGTGGTTACAGCAGCGTCAGTGAATATTTTCGTGAGTTAGTGCGCCAAGACCAAAAGCGTCAAGCAGCTGAACGTTTGGAAACGATGCTTTTAGAAGGTCTAAATTCTGGGAATGCAACTGAGATGACTCCTGACGATTGGGAAGACATCCGCCAAGCTGTGCGGCAAAGAATCACCAAGCATAAAGGGTCAAACCAAGGTTAA
- a CDS encoding Uma2 family endonuclease, protein MTAVSPVVKPVSQMRLAPGSTVNIQDISWEEFESILQELGEKRSLRVAYSKSTLEIMVPLPEHEKSKDLISDIVKILLKIAGKSYEPFGSTTFKRENIAGVEPDACFYIQNYQRMIGRRKLEPNDPPPDLAIETDVTSKTTLDAYEAIAVPELWIYDSKKLRIYLLRDGRYIESDNSPNFPNLPLTQIIAATVERAWQVGTVQALKEFEEVLDRSRF, encoded by the coding sequence ATGACTGCTGTATCTCCCGTTGTTAAACCTGTTAGCCAAATGCGGCTAGCGCCTGGTAGTACAGTGAATATCCAGGATATCAGTTGGGAGGAATTTGAGTCTATTTTGCAAGAACTGGGTGAAAAGCGATCGCTACGAGTTGCTTACAGCAAGTCTACGTTAGAAATTATGGTTCCTCTACCCGAACACGAAAAATCAAAGGACTTAATTTCGGATATTGTAAAAATCTTGCTGAAGATCGCCGGAAAAAGTTATGAACCCTTCGGTTCAACTACCTTCAAGCGGGAAAATATAGCGGGGGTAGAACCAGATGCTTGTTTCTACATCCAGAATTACCAAAGAATGATTGGTCGTCGCAAACTAGAACCAAACGATCCGCCTCCTGATTTGGCAATTGAAACAGATGTAACATCAAAAACAACTCTTGATGCTTACGAAGCGATCGCAGTTCCAGAACTATGGATTTACGATAGTAAAAAGCTGAGGATTTATTTACTTAGGGATGGACGTTACATCGAATCTGATAACAGTCCTAACTTTCCAAATCTCCCTTTAACTCAAATTATTGCTGCTACGGTTGAACGAGCTTGGCAAGTAGGAACCGTACAAGCTTTGAAAGAGTTTGAAGAGGTATTAGATAGAAGTCGTTTTTGA